In a genomic window of Phaenicophaeus curvirostris isolate KB17595 chromosome Z, BPBGC_Pcur_1.0, whole genome shotgun sequence:
- the GNG10 gene encoding guanine nucleotide-binding protein G(I)/G(S)/G(O) subunit gamma-10, whose translation MSSCGSLGAMQRLVEQLKLEAAVERIKVSQAAAELQQYCMQNACKDALLVGVPAGSNPFREPRSCALL comes from the exons ATGTCGTCGTGCGGCAGCCTGGGCGCTATGCAGCGGCTGGTGGAGCAGCTGAAACTGGAGGCGGCCGTGGAGAGGATCAAG GTCTCTCAGGCAGCTGCAGAACTCCAGCAATACTGTATGCAAAATGCCTGCAAAGATGCCTTGCTTGTTGGGGTTCCTGCAGGGAGCAATCCCTTTCGAGAGCCCCGATCCTGTGCTCTACTCTAA